From Cryptomeria japonica unplaced genomic scaffold, Sugi_1.0 HiC_scaffold_87, whole genome shotgun sequence, the proteins below share one genomic window:
- the LOC131056001 gene encoding pathogenesis-related thaumatin-like protein 3.7, with product MAMVSDLALVLVAGLAISLHMQQAWAVKFDIRNQCGYTVWAAGLPGGGQQLDQGQTWTVDVPAGTKAARFWGRTGCSFDASGRGTCQTGDCNGQLSCQVSGGVPTTLVENTLNGDGNQDFYDVSLVDGFNVPLSINPTNGQCTAPACKADVNAACPAELKVNGGCNSACTVFQTDQYCCRGSYVKNCPATNYSMMFKNQCPQAYSYAKDDSSSTFTCPSGTTDYSIVFCP from the exons ATGGCCATGGTATCAGATCTTGCGCTTGTTCTTGTGGCTGGACTGGCCATATCTTTGCATATGCAAC AGGCGTGGGCAGTTAAGTTTGATATACGAAACCAGTGCGGGTACACAGTTTGGGCGGCAGGACTACCAGGAGGAGGGCAGCAGCTTGACCAAGGTCAGACATGGACCGTCGATGTGCCGGCAGGGACAAAGGCGGCAAGATTCTGGGGCCGAACTGGCTGTTCTTTCGATGCGAGCGGCCGAGGAACCTGTCAAACTGGTGACTGCAACGGCCAACTGAGCTGCCAAGTCTCGGGGGGCGTTCCGACCACGCTGGTCGAGAACACCCTAAATGGAGATGGCAACCAGGACTTCTACGATGTCTCCCTGGTTGACGGCTTCAACGTTCCTCTCTCCATCAATCCTACAAATGGACAGTGCACTGCCCCTGCATGCAAAGCCGACGTGAATGCTGCTTGCCCTGCTGAATTGAAGGTGAATGGTGGATGCAATAGTGCCTGTACTGTCTTTCAAACTGACCAGTATTGCTGCAGAGGTTCCTATGTCAAGAACTGCCCCGCCACAAACTACTCGATGATGTTCAAGAACCAGTGCCCACAGGCATACAGTTATGCTAAGGACGATTCTTCCAGCACTTTCACCTGCCCCTCTGGTACCACCGACTATAGTATTGTATTCTGTCCCTAG